In one Streptomyces sp. T12 genomic region, the following are encoded:
- a CDS encoding DUF6421 family protein, with protein MTEILVQAASGDQVPPATRVVEHPAWPVLKDAVERIRPWQSKDGAIDFEAEGAPGRADTEAAVRRVVDAVEELSPLLPHDAVYHQALVKDLSRWAEGGFEVPDFLDSLLAFQPAANRADGLQHLVVFPMYTQNGNPDRNLEAVVLRMVWPDWLAELERTRYDNPLFCGIKFEDFTAGYDTNSAVLFPETIAVREAPERFSWGGIFCDREAARFRRVTDAAVDILGLELPEDIAAMVHDQRRCEEAFVLWDMVHDRTHSHGDLPFDPFMIKQRQPFWMYGLEELRCDLTAFKEAVKLQADGVPQARDVQYAVLFDRMFRFPVTGERVRNYDGLGGQLLFAYLHKHDVVRWTDNKLFIDWQRAPQVTNQLCADIEQLYRDGIDRPKLVHWFAGYELVSTYLAPHPGSRWAKGPDALDLTQPPRKLVDDVLPDEFPLSMFYEALSKKLKNVIASTKGITADGAERVAA; from the coding sequence ATGACGGAAATTCTTGTGCAGGCGGCTTCGGGGGACCAGGTTCCTCCCGCGACCAGGGTGGTGGAGCACCCGGCGTGGCCGGTGCTCAAGGATGCCGTGGAACGGATCCGGCCATGGCAGTCCAAGGACGGGGCGATCGACTTCGAGGCCGAGGGTGCACCCGGGCGCGCGGACACCGAGGCCGCCGTACGGCGTGTCGTGGACGCCGTCGAGGAGCTCTCCCCGCTGCTGCCGCACGACGCCGTGTACCACCAGGCCCTGGTGAAGGACCTGAGTCGCTGGGCCGAAGGCGGCTTCGAGGTGCCGGACTTCCTCGACTCGCTGCTGGCCTTCCAGCCCGCCGCGAACCGCGCGGACGGCCTGCAGCACCTGGTCGTCTTCCCGATGTACACGCAGAACGGCAACCCCGACCGCAACCTCGAGGCGGTCGTGCTGCGCATGGTCTGGCCGGACTGGCTGGCCGAGCTGGAGCGCACCCGCTACGACAACCCGCTGTTCTGCGGCATCAAGTTCGAGGACTTCACGGCCGGCTACGACACCAACTCCGCGGTCCTGTTCCCGGAGACCATCGCCGTGCGTGAAGCGCCCGAGCGGTTCAGCTGGGGCGGCATCTTCTGCGACCGCGAGGCCGCCCGCTTCCGCCGCGTCACCGACGCCGCCGTCGACATCCTGGGCCTGGAGCTGCCCGAGGACATCGCCGCGATGGTCCACGACCAGAGGCGCTGCGAAGAGGCATTCGTGCTGTGGGACATGGTCCACGACCGCACCCACAGCCACGGCGACCTGCCGTTCGACCCGTTCATGATCAAGCAGCGCCAGCCGTTCTGGATGTACGGCCTCGAAGAGCTGCGCTGCGACCTCACCGCCTTCAAGGAGGCCGTGAAGCTCCAGGCCGACGGCGTCCCGCAGGCCCGTGACGTGCAGTACGCGGTGCTGTTCGACCGCATGTTCCGCTTCCCGGTCACCGGCGAGCGGGTGCGCAACTACGACGGCCTCGGCGGTCAGCTCCTCTTCGCCTACCTGCACAAGCACGACGTCGTCCGCTGGACCGACAACAAGCTGTTCATCGACTGGCAGCGCGCCCCGCAGGTCACCAACCAGCTGTGCGCCGACATCGAGCAGCTCTACCGCGACGGCATCGACCGCCCGAAGCTCGTCCACTGGTTCGCCGGCTACGAGCTCGTCTCCACCTACCTCGCACCGCACCCGGGATCCCGCTGGGCCAAGGGTCCGGACGCCCTCGATCTGACCCAGCCGCCGCGCAAGCTCGTCGATGACGTGCTTCCGGACGAGTTTCCGCTGAGCATGTTCTATGAGGCCCTGTCCAAGAAGCTGAAGAACGTGATCGCCTCCACCAAGGGCATCACGGCGGACGGCGCCGAGCGGGTCGCCGCGTGA
- a CDS encoding FUSC family protein, translating into MKLLTGTSTRLPLAGVLRLGRPPEIWFKPALSVVVAVAPPNLALLVLGRLDLAMYTMAGSLCALYAHNRPYAARARALAWVVLGMLGGLATALVAASLTASAVVLVTGGSLLAAVQKVLCDATRIGPPGNVVLTFISSAALFAPQSLAQIPGHLAPAAAAGAWAWLVGMAPGLLRPHGPERRATAAALDAVAAYVETAGTRGSGGPSAPGGARAQATAATAAAAVQAARQSLYSAGRPAETRRALERLVVRAEVALAAPADADPGLLRTWARQVRGNRPVPEVDDVAGLGGELASPSRPLWRRLGPLAPLAVRTALGCALAGYASLALGIGRPYWALVTAASLYQANLTLTWGRGVQRVVGNLLGVLLFAALVPLAHTGEVALVLCCLALNFGAEALIGRNYWLGSVCVTPMALLITEFTGFQEPGRLITERVVDTLVGALVGLIAAVAVPDRAWQRVVRTERTAPRTLAATGRSQGRPHPDQRTGSDTTEGVRP; encoded by the coding sequence ATGAAACTGCTGACGGGTACGAGCACTCGCCTTCCGCTCGCCGGAGTGCTGCGTCTCGGCCGGCCCCCGGAGATCTGGTTCAAGCCCGCCCTGAGCGTGGTCGTCGCCGTCGCCCCGCCCAACCTCGCCCTGCTGGTGCTCGGCCGGCTGGACCTGGCGATGTACACGATGGCCGGGTCCCTGTGCGCGCTCTACGCCCACAACCGGCCCTACGCCGCCCGGGCCCGCGCCCTGGCGTGGGTGGTGCTCGGCATGCTCGGCGGTCTCGCCACCGCACTGGTCGCGGCCTCGCTCACCGCGAGTGCCGTCGTACTGGTCACCGGCGGCTCGCTACTGGCCGCTGTGCAGAAGGTCCTGTGCGACGCGACCCGCATCGGCCCGCCCGGCAACGTGGTCCTCACCTTCATCAGCTCCGCCGCCCTGTTCGCCCCGCAGTCCCTCGCCCAGATCCCCGGCCACCTCGCGCCGGCCGCCGCTGCCGGCGCCTGGGCCTGGCTCGTCGGCATGGCACCCGGCCTGCTGCGACCGCACGGCCCGGAACGCCGGGCCACCGCGGCCGCCCTGGACGCGGTCGCCGCATACGTCGAGACGGCCGGCACCAGAGGTTCCGGCGGCCCGAGCGCCCCGGGCGGCGCTCGGGCCCAGGCCACCGCTGCCACCGCTGCCGCCGCCGTACAGGCCGCCCGCCAGTCGCTGTACTCCGCGGGCCGCCCCGCCGAGACCCGCCGCGCCCTCGAACGCCTCGTCGTCCGCGCCGAGGTCGCCCTCGCCGCCCCGGCCGACGCCGACCCCGGGCTGCTGCGCACCTGGGCCCGGCAGGTGCGCGGCAACCGACCTGTGCCGGAGGTCGACGACGTCGCGGGCCTCGGCGGCGAACTCGCGTCACCGTCCCGCCCGTTGTGGCGCCGCCTCGGCCCCCTGGCCCCGCTCGCCGTACGCACCGCCCTCGGCTGTGCCCTCGCCGGCTACGCCTCCCTCGCCCTGGGGATCGGCCGCCCTTACTGGGCCCTGGTCACCGCGGCATCCCTCTACCAGGCGAACCTCACCCTCACCTGGGGCCGTGGCGTCCAGCGCGTCGTCGGCAACCTGCTCGGCGTCCTCCTCTTCGCCGCGCTGGTCCCCCTCGCCCACACCGGCGAGGTCGCCCTCGTCCTGTGCTGCCTGGCGCTCAACTTCGGCGCCGAGGCGCTGATCGGACGCAACTACTGGCTCGGCAGCGTCTGCGTGACCCCGATGGCGCTGCTCATCACCGAGTTCACCGGCTTCCAGGAGCCCGGGCGGCTGATCACCGAGCGGGTCGTGGACACCCTGGTCGGCGCACTGGTCGGCCTGATCGCCGCCGTGGCCGTACCGGATCGGGCGTGGCAGCGGGTCGTGCGGACCGAGCGAACCGCACCCCGTACGCTCGCGGCTACGGGGCGGAGCCAGGGTCGTCCGCACCCGGACCAGCGCACAGGCAGCGACACGACGGAGGGCGTACGGCCATGA
- a CDS encoding VOC family protein, whose amino-acid sequence MKLDKPVPGGPCWTELGTDDLAAAKRFYEGLFGWRAETDPRQEAGGYTIAHLGDAAVAALTPLYQEGQPVAWNVSFAVPDADAAAARVTEAGGSVLVGPMDVFDVGRFAVAVDPTGAAFQLWQARAFPGAGLLSAPGSLGWVELLTRAPERAVEFYTTVFGWSVNASEHYTQWGIDGADFGGMVTMDDKFPHEVPAHWLPYFAVDDVDMTAAHATEAGGTVLMEPTSVPDGPRIAVLRDPQGAMFGVYRAADEK is encoded by the coding sequence ATGAAGCTCGACAAGCCGGTGCCCGGCGGGCCCTGCTGGACCGAGCTCGGGACCGACGACCTGGCCGCGGCGAAGCGGTTCTACGAGGGGTTGTTCGGCTGGCGCGCCGAGACCGACCCCCGCCAGGAGGCGGGCGGCTACACGATCGCGCACCTCGGGGACGCGGCGGTGGCCGCGCTGACGCCGCTGTACCAGGAGGGGCAGCCGGTGGCGTGGAACGTATCGTTCGCGGTGCCGGACGCGGACGCCGCCGCCGCGCGGGTGACGGAGGCCGGCGGCTCGGTGCTGGTCGGTCCGATGGACGTGTTCGACGTGGGCCGCTTCGCGGTCGCCGTGGACCCGACGGGTGCGGCCTTCCAGCTGTGGCAGGCACGGGCCTTCCCCGGCGCGGGGCTGCTCAGCGCGCCCGGCTCGCTGGGCTGGGTGGAGCTGCTGACCAGGGCGCCCGAGCGGGCCGTGGAGTTCTACACGACGGTGTTCGGCTGGAGCGTCAACGCCTCCGAGCACTACACGCAGTGGGGCATCGACGGCGCCGACTTCGGCGGCATGGTGACGATGGACGACAAGTTCCCGCACGAGGTGCCGGCGCACTGGCTGCCGTACTTCGCCGTGGACGATGTGGACATGACGGCCGCGCACGCCACGGAGGCGGGCGGCACCGTCCTCATGGAGCCCACCTCCGTCCCCGACGGACCGCGCATCGCCGTGCTGCGGGACCCGCAGGGGGCGATGTTCGGCGTGTACCGGGCGGCCGACGAGAAGTGA
- a CDS encoding HAD family hydrolase yields MTAVLFDFSGTLFRVESTESWLRGALAEAQVEFAEAELVEAAQALEAMGALPGGTDPSWLPEDVASVWGVRDKSAELHRAAYTGLSRHVPLPDDRLHDMLYDRHMAPAAWDPYPDAAEVLGTLRERGIGVGVVSNIGWDLRPVFREHGLDRYVDAYVLSYEHGIQKPDPRIFATACAELDADPRDVVMVGDNRRADGGAAALGCAVHFVDHLPAAQRPDGLRPVLDLVSAVPGANGSDPQIRK; encoded by the coding sequence ATGACCGCAGTTCTGTTCGATTTCTCCGGAACCCTTTTCCGTGTCGAGTCCACCGAGTCCTGGCTGCGCGGAGCGCTCGCCGAGGCCCAGGTGGAGTTCGCCGAGGCCGAGTTGGTCGAGGCGGCGCAGGCGCTGGAGGCGATGGGGGCGCTGCCGGGCGGAACCGATCCCTCCTGGCTGCCCGAGGACGTCGCGAGCGTCTGGGGGGTGCGGGACAAGAGCGCGGAGCTGCACCGGGCCGCCTACACCGGGCTCTCCCGACATGTGCCGCTCCCCGACGACCGGTTGCACGACATGCTCTACGACCGCCACATGGCACCGGCCGCGTGGGACCCGTACCCCGACGCCGCCGAGGTGCTGGGGACGCTGCGCGAGCGGGGCATCGGCGTCGGGGTGGTCAGCAACATCGGCTGGGATCTGCGGCCGGTCTTCCGGGAGCACGGACTCGATCGTTACGTGGACGCGTACGTGCTGTCGTACGAGCACGGCATCCAGAAACCCGACCCCCGGATCTTCGCGACCGCCTGCGCGGAGCTCGACGCCGATCCGCGTGACGTCGTGATGGTCGGCGACAACCGGCGGGCGGACGGTGGAGCTGCGGCCCTGGGCTGTGCGGTGCACTTCGTGGATCATCTTCCGGCGGCACAGCGGCCGGACGGGTTGCGGCCGGTGCTGGATCTCGTGAGCGCTGTTCCCGGGGCGAACGGTTCCGACCCGCAGATCAGGAAGTAA
- a CDS encoding glycerophosphodiester phosphodiesterase family protein, which produces MNFLTIGHRGVMGVEPENTLRSFVAAQQAGLDAIELDLHLSKDGALVVMHDTDVDRTTDGTGPIADKTLAELRALDAGRGERVPVFEEVLDAVKSPLQAEIKDVAAARALAEVMTGRDLLSRVEVSSFHDDAVAEIARLVPGVRTALIASRYGTDIVDRAVAVGAATVCLNVRRLTLEVVEHARKANLRIIGWVVNTQDHLRLVRALQLDGATTDYPEIKRTGRFTA; this is translated from the coding sequence TTGAACTTCCTTACCATCGGTCACCGCGGAGTCATGGGTGTCGAACCCGAGAACACCCTCCGTTCCTTCGTCGCCGCCCAGCAGGCCGGCCTCGACGCCATCGAACTCGATCTCCACCTGAGCAAGGACGGCGCCCTCGTCGTCATGCACGACACCGACGTGGACCGCACGACCGACGGCACCGGCCCGATCGCCGACAAGACTCTCGCCGAGCTGCGCGCCCTGGACGCGGGCCGCGGCGAGCGCGTCCCGGTCTTCGAAGAGGTCCTGGACGCCGTGAAGTCGCCGCTCCAGGCCGAGATCAAGGACGTCGCGGCGGCACGGGCGCTCGCCGAGGTGATGACCGGACGTGACCTTCTCTCCCGGGTCGAGGTGTCCTCGTTCCACGACGACGCGGTCGCCGAGATCGCCCGCCTGGTGCCGGGGGTACGGACCGCGCTGATCGCCAGCCGCTACGGCACCGACATCGTGGACCGCGCCGTCGCGGTCGGCGCCGCGACCGTCTGCCTCAACGTCCGCCGGCTCACCCTGGAGGTCGTGGAGCACGCCCGCAAGGCAAACCTCAGGATCATCGGCTGGGTGGTCAACACCCAGGACCACCTGCGTCTCGTACGGGCCCTCCAACTGGACGGCGCGACTACCGACTACCCGGAGATCAAACGCACCGGCCGCTTCACGGCGTGA
- a CDS encoding phosphatase PAP2 family protein, with protein sequence MHTQSVESPPRPPAERGTARWAGALALCSALLLALVAVRWYPLMTLDGDIAETTHHWAVDETGVTHTFRILTDWVWDPWTMRILSAAVAIWLVWRRAARWTAVWLVATCALATVIQQALKAVVDRPRPVWPDPVDSAHYASFPSGHAMTATVVCGLLLWLLHHYGVARALWRTAAAVAVISVAGVGLTRVWLGVHWATDVVGGWLLGALVVVLAVRVHARLQS encoded by the coding sequence ATGCACACCCAGTCCGTCGAGTCCCCGCCCCGCCCGCCGGCCGAGCGCGGCACCGCCCGCTGGGCCGGTGCCCTGGCCCTGTGCTCCGCGCTGCTGCTCGCCCTGGTCGCGGTCCGGTGGTACCCGCTGATGACCCTGGACGGCGACATCGCCGAGACCACACACCACTGGGCGGTCGACGAGACCGGCGTCACGCACACGTTCCGCATCCTGACGGACTGGGTCTGGGATCCGTGGACCATGCGCATCCTGTCCGCGGCGGTCGCGATCTGGCTGGTGTGGCGCAGAGCTGCACGCTGGACGGCCGTATGGCTGGTGGCCACATGTGCGCTGGCCACAGTGATCCAGCAGGCCCTGAAGGCCGTGGTCGACCGCCCACGCCCCGTCTGGCCCGACCCCGTCGACTCCGCCCACTACGCCTCCTTCCCCTCCGGCCACGCCATGACGGCCACGGTCGTGTGCGGCCTGCTGCTGTGGCTCCTGCACCACTACGGCGTCGCACGCGCCCTGTGGCGTACGGCCGCCGCCGTGGCCGTGATCTCCGTGGCCGGTGTCGGTCTGACCCGGGTGTGGCTCGGCGTCCACTGGGCCACGGACGTCGTCGGCGGCTGGCTGCTGGGCGCGCTGGTCGTGGTGCTGGCGGTGCGGGTGCACGCCCGCCTGCAGAGCTGA
- a CDS encoding N-acetyltransferase, whose amino-acid sequence MPALEVRPLRRADRDQLTELINTHVAAVVPGVSVSVNTVLSALERQPDEFITDPWVSERVTLVAEQRDHVLAAAHLLRYRADDEVGPDYRDIGEIDWFVCRPPASFRPDSDAAAELLMSACLTRLARWNVRARYASGELPAPAVYGLPRSWPHIRAVYERAGFRHLGDTEVILIARVADLPPHEPRPGVTVDRTLGECGTRLTAYADGRALGFIEVDTSLSRPERHSRGTGLADIGNLHIDPSAYGAGLEHRLLGQAADWLRLCGVERLLAYEAATDRTMIDQLTSAGFRELTRTDRRWEHRPE is encoded by the coding sequence ATGCCCGCACTCGAGGTGCGCCCCTTGCGTCGCGCCGACCGCGACCAGCTCACCGAACTGATCAACACCCACGTCGCCGCCGTCGTCCCCGGCGTCTCCGTCTCCGTGAACACGGTGCTCAGCGCACTGGAGCGGCAGCCGGACGAGTTCATCACCGACCCCTGGGTGAGCGAGCGCGTGACCCTCGTCGCCGAGCAGCGCGACCACGTCCTGGCCGCCGCCCATCTGCTGCGCTACCGGGCCGATGACGAGGTCGGCCCGGACTACCGGGACATCGGCGAGATCGACTGGTTCGTCTGCCGTCCGCCGGCCTCCTTCCGGCCGGACTCCGACGCGGCCGCGGAGCTGCTGATGAGCGCCTGCCTGACCCGGCTGGCCCGCTGGAACGTGCGCGCCCGGTACGCGAGCGGCGAGCTCCCCGCCCCGGCCGTCTACGGCCTGCCCCGCAGCTGGCCGCACATCCGCGCCGTCTACGAGCGGGCCGGCTTCCGGCACCTCGGGGACACCGAGGTGATCCTGATCGCGCGCGTGGCCGACCTGCCGCCCCACGAACCGCGGCCGGGCGTCACCGTCGACCGCACGCTGGGGGAGTGCGGCACCCGCCTCACGGCGTACGCCGACGGCCGCGCCCTGGGCTTCATCGAGGTCGACACGTCCCTGTCCCGTCCCGAACGCCACAGCCGGGGCACCGGCCTCGCCGACATCGGCAACCTGCACATCGACCCGTCGGCGTACGGCGCGGGCCTGGAGCACCGGCTTCTGGGGCAGGCCGCCGACTGGCTGCGTCTGTGCGGCGTCGAGCGCCTGCTCGCCTACGAGGCGGCGACCGACCGCACGATGATCGACCAGCTGACCTCGGCAGGCTTCCGGGAACTGACCCGTACCGACCGCCGCTGGGAACACCGCCCGGAGTGA
- a CDS encoding TetR/AcrR family transcriptional regulator, translating into MSPRSASVNEELRRRSRERLLQAAVELVGERGYEATTLGDITDRAGSARGLVSYYFPGKRQLVQSAVHRLMHRTLEEALEREPRTEDGRERMARAIDAILGLARDRPVLMRQHMAGILQAEGFVQCPEQRRLAELLRDTCVRYGSLDVDADYPMLRALLMGAVYAALVPGVPMSVPVLRAELFKRYRLEWERGVPPDSEAGPGGTCDMDLSRYFATGAVPGGPDRQSK; encoded by the coding sequence ATGTCCCCGCGCAGCGCCTCGGTCAATGAAGAGTTGCGGCGGCGTTCCCGGGAGCGGCTCCTGCAGGCGGCGGTGGAGCTGGTCGGCGAGCGCGGCTACGAGGCCACCACGCTGGGCGACATCACGGACAGAGCGGGCTCGGCGCGCGGCCTGGTGTCGTACTACTTCCCCGGCAAGCGCCAGCTGGTGCAGTCGGCCGTGCACCGGCTGATGCACCGCACGCTGGAGGAGGCGCTGGAGCGCGAGCCACGCACCGAGGACGGCCGGGAGCGGATGGCCCGGGCCATCGACGCGATCCTGGGCCTGGCCCGGGACCGGCCCGTGCTGATGCGCCAGCACATGGCGGGGATCCTGCAGGCCGAGGGTTTCGTGCAGTGCCCGGAGCAGCGGCGCCTGGCCGAGCTGCTGCGGGACACCTGCGTACGGTACGGCTCGCTGGACGTCGACGCCGACTACCCGATGCTCCGCGCCCTGCTCATGGGGGCGGTCTACGCGGCACTGGTGCCCGGGGTGCCGATGTCCGTGCCGGTGCTGCGGGCCGAGTTGTTCAAGCGCTACCGGCTGGAGTGGGAGAGGGGAGTCCCGCCGGACTCGGAGGCCGGGCCCGGCGGGACGTGCGACATGGATCTGTCGCGGTACTTCGCCACCGGGGCCGTCCCCGGTGGCCCGGACCGTCAGTCGAAGTAG
- a CDS encoding VOC family protein produces MVHVLSGRTLLHPSDPERSRAFYGEQLGLAVYREFGTGAERGTVYFLGGGFLEVSGRSEAPPSPAVRLWLQVEDVAAAHDELRGQGVEIVRPPVKEPWGLVEMWIADPDGTRIVLVEVPADHPLRYRPGI; encoded by the coding sequence ATGGTGCACGTATTGAGCGGACGGACCCTCCTCCACCCCTCCGACCCCGAGCGCTCCCGTGCCTTCTACGGCGAGCAGTTGGGGCTCGCCGTCTACCGGGAGTTCGGTACGGGCGCCGAGCGCGGCACCGTGTACTTCCTCGGCGGCGGCTTCCTGGAGGTCTCCGGCCGCTCCGAGGCCCCGCCGTCCCCGGCCGTCCGGCTGTGGCTGCAGGTCGAGGACGTGGCGGCGGCGCACGACGAGCTGCGGGGCCAGGGCGTCGAGATCGTGCGGCCTCCGGTGAAGGAGCCGTGGGGGCTGGTCGAGATGTGGATCGCGGATCCGGACGGGACGCGGATCGTGCTGGTGGAGGTGCCGGCGGATCATCCGCTGCGGTACCGGCCGGGGATCTGA
- a CDS encoding DUF5134 domain-containing protein — translation MHGPASHGWLLVALCAATGAYCLLRMRSHVEEQRRAAGGEALMGFGMAAMAVPAAVFTPPSWAWPAYAAVFGAAALHALWSARAGAHHLHHLVGASAMVYMAVAMAASPGHESGHGGSGVPLVTGALLLYFMGYVLLSGVRLVPVTAGGGGLGWGDRPELARACRLSMGIAMVAMLLTL, via the coding sequence GTGCACGGACCGGCTTCGCACGGCTGGCTGCTGGTCGCGCTGTGTGCGGCGACCGGGGCCTACTGTCTGCTGCGGATGCGCAGCCACGTCGAGGAGCAGCGCCGGGCCGCGGGCGGCGAGGCGCTGATGGGCTTCGGCATGGCCGCGATGGCGGTGCCCGCCGCGGTGTTCACTCCGCCGTCGTGGGCCTGGCCCGCCTACGCGGCCGTGTTCGGGGCGGCCGCACTGCACGCCCTGTGGTCGGCGCGGGCGGGCGCACACCACCTGCACCACCTGGTGGGAGCCTCGGCCATGGTCTACATGGCGGTCGCGATGGCCGCCTCACCCGGGCACGAGAGCGGGCACGGCGGTTCCGGCGTCCCGCTCGTGACGGGTGCCCTGCTCCTGTACTTCATGGGGTACGTGCTGCTGTCCGGCGTCCGGCTGGTGCCCGTCACCGCGGGTGGCGGGGGCCTCGGATGGGGCGACCGGCCGGAGCTGGCGCGGGCATGCCGACTGTCGATGGGGATCGCGATGGTGGCGATGCTGCTGACCCTCTGA
- a CDS encoding MarR family winged helix-turn-helix transcriptional regulator has protein sequence MTATNGGPTGTRQDTVAAVVRQWQTVHPDLDTAPMEIIGRINRCAALLQQAEDAPLRRAGLSRPEFDLLGALRRTGHELTPSELARETFSSGAAVTKRLKQLTERGLVERRGDTRDRRVAHVRLTDAGRDLVDGILPEQLAYETTVLSGLDPQGQGQLAVLLGELLGQLEGRLGALRG, from the coding sequence ATGACGGCGACCAACGGCGGGCCGACCGGGACGAGACAGGACACGGTGGCCGCCGTGGTCCGGCAGTGGCAGACCGTCCACCCCGACCTCGACACCGCCCCCATGGAGATCATCGGCCGCATCAACCGCTGCGCCGCCCTCCTCCAGCAGGCCGAGGACGCTCCGCTGCGCCGGGCCGGCCTCAGCCGCCCCGAGTTCGACCTGCTCGGCGCGCTGCGCCGCACCGGCCATGAGCTGACCCCCAGTGAACTCGCCCGCGAGACCTTCTCCTCGGGCGCCGCCGTCACCAAACGCCTCAAGCAGCTGACCGAACGCGGCCTGGTGGAGCGCCGCGGCGACACCCGCGACCGCCGCGTCGCCCACGTTCGTCTCACGGACGCGGGCCGGGACCTCGTCGACGGCATCCTGCCCGAGCAACTCGCGTACGAGACGACCGTACTGTCCGGTCTCGACCCGCAAGGGCAGGGCCAACTGGCGGTTCTGCTCGGCGAGTTGCTCGGCCAGCTGGAAGGGCGGCTGGGGGCGCTGCGCGGCTGA
- a CDS encoding GNAT family N-acetyltransferase — protein MRTMETAETPAATGLTFRDATEADVDTLVALIESAYRGDASRAGWTTEADILEGKRTDPEGVLAVIKATDSRLLTVERDGQVVACCQLEHRGDHAYFGMFAVSPVLQGAGLGKVIITEAERHARETWGAAEMHMTVISVRNDLIAWYERRGYRRTGRMTPYPYGDEPSGTAPRADLQFELLVKELA, from the coding sequence ATGCGCACCATGGAAACCGCCGAGACGCCCGCCGCCACCGGACTCACCTTCCGCGACGCCACCGAGGCCGACGTGGACACGCTGGTCGCGCTGATCGAGTCCGCCTACCGCGGGGACGCCAGCCGGGCCGGCTGGACGACGGAGGCGGACATCCTCGAAGGGAAGCGGACCGACCCGGAGGGCGTACTGGCGGTCATCAAGGCCACCGACAGCCGACTGCTGACGGTCGAGCGGGACGGCCAGGTCGTCGCCTGCTGCCAGCTCGAACACCGCGGCGACCACGCCTACTTCGGGATGTTCGCGGTCAGCCCCGTACTCCAGGGCGCCGGCCTCGGCAAGGTGATCATCACGGAGGCGGAGCGGCACGCCCGCGAGACCTGGGGCGCGGCCGAGATGCACATGACCGTGATCTCCGTACGGAACGACCTGATCGCCTGGTACGAGCGGCGCGGCTACCGCCGTACGGGACGGATGACCCCGTACCCGTACGGCGACGAGCCCTCCGGCACCGCACCGCGCGCCGACCTGCAGTTCGAGTTGCTGGTCAAGGAGCTGGCGTGA
- a CDS encoding SDR family oxidoreductase — MAGNGALSGAVIAVAGAGGPAGRAALLRLAEAGATVIGSDNDPERLAEAVDAASYAHGGATVVGDTVDLLDREATRDWANRIEKDFGRVDGLVHLVGGWRGSETFVKTSLDDWDFLELLLIRTVQHTSLAFFEGLQRSERGRYVLISAAGASKPTAGNASYAAAKAAAEAWTLALADAFRKAGGPEGPTSAAAILVVKALVHDAMRAERPHAKFAGFTDVKDLADAVVGVWDKPAPEVNGTRLWLTEKP, encoded by the coding sequence ATGGCGGGGAACGGAGCTCTCAGCGGTGCGGTGATCGCGGTGGCGGGTGCGGGCGGGCCCGCAGGCCGGGCGGCGCTGCTGCGGCTGGCCGAGGCGGGCGCGACCGTCATCGGCTCGGACAACGACCCGGAGCGGCTCGCCGAGGCCGTGGACGCGGCGAGCTACGCGCACGGCGGTGCCACCGTCGTCGGTGACACGGTCGACCTGCTCGACCGGGAGGCGACCCGCGACTGGGCCAACCGGATCGAGAAGGACTTCGGCCGCGTCGACGGCCTGGTCCACCTGGTGGGCGGCTGGCGCGGCAGCGAGACCTTCGTCAAGACGAGCCTCGACGACTGGGACTTCCTTGAACTGCTGCTGATCCGCACCGTGCAGCACACCTCGCTGGCCTTCTTCGAGGGCCTCCAGCGCAGCGAGCGCGGACGGTATGTGCTGATCAGCGCCGCCGGCGCCTCGAAGCCGACCGCGGGCAACGCCTCGTACGCCGCCGCCAAGGCCGCCGCCGAGGCCTGGACGCTCGCGCTGGCCGACGCCTTCCGCAAGGCCGGGGGCCCGGAGGGGCCGACGTCCGCGGCTGCCATCCTGGTGGTGAAGGCGCTGGTGCACGACGCGATGCGCGCCGAGCGACCCCACGCGAAGTTCGCGGGCTTCACGGACGTCAAGGACCTGGCCGACGCCGTCGTCGGCGTCTGGGACAAGCCCGCCCCGGAAGTGAACGGAACCCGCCTGTGGCTGACCGAGAAGCCGTGA